A stretch of the Bradyrhizobium sp. CCBAU 53351 genome encodes the following:
- a CDS encoding PRC-barrel domain-containing protein, which translates to MLNQGELDRDEMGRLIGSDKVEGTSVFGADRNKIGSIERVMIDKISGKVSYAVLGFGGFLGLGNDHYPLPWQSLKYDTELGGYITAITAKELEGAPKYSEQTEWNWSDDAAVRGINSYYGVPFA; encoded by the coding sequence ATGCTGAATCAGGGCGAACTGGACCGCGACGAAATGGGTCGGCTGATCGGAAGCGACAAGGTCGAGGGAACATCGGTCTTCGGAGCCGATCGAAACAAGATCGGCTCGATCGAACGGGTGATGATCGACAAGATCAGCGGCAAGGTCTCCTACGCGGTGCTTGGCTTCGGAGGATTCCTCGGCCTCGGCAATGATCATTATCCGCTGCCCTGGCAATCGTTGAAATACGACACCGAACTTGGCGGTTACATTACCGCGATCACCGCCAAGGAACTGGAAGGTGCTCCCAAATATAGCGAGCAGACCGAATGGAACTGGAGCGATGACGCTGCCGTTCGCGGTATCAATTCCTATTATGGCGTCCCGTTCGCGTAG
- a CDS encoding HlyD family secretion protein, with protein sequence MDAQTRERGPSAEQPQRAKDAPPPNPDPPRDAKDQPEKPAPSLRDRLREHWLLATAGAIVLIAAIVGGLLYWLEVRHYESTDDAFVAARSFSVASKVGGYVTDIPVTDNQHVSDGDLLAKIDERDYRIAIEQAGAQVAVSKANIDNVEAQIVSQEEQIKQAQAQLEQAQAQLQFAQQEFKRAEELVEKGAGTVQRQQQTRSDLQAQQANTERAKTAVTSAQLGIKTLQAQLEGAKAQLAQSQAQLDQAKLNLQYTSVVAAQSGRVVKLSGAKGTFVTAGQSLMMFVPDEVWIVANYKETQLNDMRPGQPVEIRIDAYPGRKLTGHVDSVQPGSGTAFSLLPAENATGNYVKVVQRVPVKIVVDNWPADLPVGPGMSVVPWTRVR encoded by the coding sequence GTGGATGCTCAGACACGGGAGCGTGGCCCGTCCGCGGAGCAGCCGCAGAGGGCGAAGGACGCTCCACCACCGAATCCCGATCCGCCGCGCGACGCCAAGGATCAGCCGGAGAAGCCAGCGCCGTCGCTGCGAGACCGGCTTCGCGAGCATTGGCTGCTCGCGACCGCCGGCGCCATCGTGCTGATCGCCGCGATCGTCGGCGGTCTGCTCTACTGGCTCGAGGTGCGCCATTACGAATCCACCGACGATGCGTTCGTCGCGGCGCGCAGCTTTTCGGTGGCATCGAAGGTCGGCGGCTATGTGACCGACATTCCCGTCACTGACAACCAGCATGTCAGTGACGGCGATCTTCTCGCCAAAATCGACGAGCGCGACTATCGCATCGCCATCGAGCAGGCGGGCGCGCAGGTCGCCGTCTCCAAGGCGAACATCGACAATGTCGAGGCGCAGATTGTTTCGCAAGAGGAGCAGATCAAGCAGGCCCAGGCGCAGCTCGAGCAGGCGCAGGCCCAGCTTCAATTCGCGCAGCAGGAGTTCAAGCGCGCGGAAGAGTTGGTCGAGAAGGGCGCCGGCACCGTGCAGCGCCAGCAACAGACCCGCTCTGATCTCCAGGCGCAGCAGGCCAACACCGAGCGCGCCAAGACGGCGGTGACGTCGGCGCAACTCGGCATCAAGACGCTGCAGGCCCAGCTCGAAGGCGCCAAGGCGCAGCTCGCGCAGTCGCAGGCGCAGCTCGACCAGGCGAAATTGAACCTGCAATACACCAGCGTCGTCGCGGCGCAGTCCGGCCGCGTCGTCAAGCTCTCGGGCGCCAAGGGCACGTTCGTCACCGCCGGCCAGAGCCTGATGATGTTCGTCCCCGACGAGGTCTGGATCGTCGCGAACTACAAGGAGACGCAGCTGAACGACATGCGTCCGGGCCAGCCGGTCGAGATTCGCATCGATGCCTATCCCGGTCGCAAGCTCACCGGCCATGTCGATTCCGTGCAGCCGGGCTCCGGCACCGCGTTCAGTCTTCTGCCGGCCGAGAACGCCACCGGCAACTACGTCAAGGTGGTGCAGCGCGTGCCGGTGAAGATCGTGGTCGACAACTGGCCGGCCGATCTGCCTGTCGGTCCCGGCATGTCGGTCGTGCCCTGGACCAGGGTGCGATGA
- a CDS encoding DHA2 family efflux MFS transporter permease subunit, whose product MTDAAQGGASAGGWSPERSAAGGHNPYLIAFVVSIATFMEVLDTTIANVALRHIAGSLAVGIDESTYVITSYLVANAIVLSISGWLSTVIGRKRFYMICVATFTLSSLLCGFAWNLQSLVLFRILQGLGGGGMATSEQAILADSFPPHKRGQAFAIYGVAVVVAPVIGPTLGGWITDTYTWHWVFLINVPMGLLSLFLVGTLVREPSGAEEERERLLSKGLRVDYIGFLLVAIGLGSLEFVLDEGQRNDWFGSNMIIMFALLAAACLLALIPWELTREDPIVDLRLLGRRQFAACFLVMLATGAVLISTTQLLPQLLQTELNYTAMLAGLALSPGGIATLVLMPVVGRLVSSVQPKYLIMFGAAIVAFSMWHLTGLTGDITYGYAALSRIFLALGLPFLFLPVTTASYDGVPPDKTNQASALINVARNIGGSMGVALAQTVLAQRQQFHQSRLIEHAAPSDLGYQQTIDAMTRYFQAQGSNASDAASQAVAWVGRTLQQQVDLLAYIDVFWTLAIVAVLMIPTAAVLRPIKLGGPARGH is encoded by the coding sequence ATGACGGACGCTGCGCAAGGCGGCGCGTCTGCGGGCGGCTGGTCGCCGGAACGTTCGGCGGCCGGCGGGCACAATCCCTATCTCATCGCCTTCGTGGTCTCGATCGCGACCTTCATGGAGGTGCTCGACACCACCATCGCCAATGTCGCGCTGCGTCACATCGCGGGCAGCCTCGCGGTCGGCATCGACGAGAGCACCTATGTCATCACCAGCTATCTGGTCGCGAACGCCATCGTGCTGTCGATCTCGGGCTGGCTGTCGACGGTGATCGGCCGCAAGCGCTTCTATATGATCTGCGTGGCGACCTTCACATTGTCCTCGTTGCTGTGCGGCTTCGCCTGGAATCTGCAGTCGCTGGTGCTGTTTCGCATTCTTCAGGGCCTCGGCGGCGGCGGCATGGCCACCAGCGAGCAGGCGATCCTCGCCGACTCCTTCCCGCCGCACAAGCGCGGCCAGGCCTTCGCGATCTACGGCGTCGCCGTCGTGGTCGCACCGGTGATCGGCCCGACACTCGGCGGCTGGATAACCGACACCTACACCTGGCACTGGGTGTTCCTGATCAACGTACCGATGGGTCTGTTGTCGCTGTTCCTGGTCGGGACGCTGGTCCGGGAGCCCTCAGGCGCGGAGGAGGAGAGGGAGAGGCTGCTCAGCAAGGGCCTGCGCGTCGACTATATTGGCTTCCTGCTCGTCGCGATCGGGCTCGGCTCGCTCGAGTTCGTGCTAGATGAAGGCCAGCGCAACGACTGGTTCGGCTCGAACATGATCATCATGTTCGCGCTGCTGGCCGCCGCCTGCCTGCTCGCGCTGATCCCGTGGGAGCTGACGCGCGAAGATCCCATCGTCGATTTGCGCCTGCTCGGCCGCCGCCAGTTCGCCGCTTGCTTCCTGGTGATGCTCGCTACCGGTGCCGTGCTGATCTCGACCACGCAGCTCCTGCCGCAACTGCTTCAGACCGAGCTGAACTACACGGCGATGCTGGCCGGCCTCGCGCTATCGCCGGGCGGCATTGCGACCCTGGTGCTGATGCCCGTGGTCGGCCGCCTCGTCAGCTCGGTGCAACCGAAATACCTCATCATGTTCGGCGCGGCGATCGTCGCGTTCTCAATGTGGCATCTCACGGGACTGACCGGCGACATCACCTACGGTTACGCGGCGCTGTCCCGCATCTTCCTTGCGCTCGGTCTGCCCTTCCTGTTCCTGCCGGTGACGACCGCGTCCTATGACGGCGTGCCACCGGACAAGACCAACCAGGCCTCGGCCCTGATCAACGTCGCCCGCAACATCGGGGGATCCATGGGCGTCGCGCTGGCGCAGACGGTGCTGGCGCAGCGCCAGCAATTCCACCAGAGCCGCCTGATCGAGCACGCCGCACCTTCCGATCTCGGCTATCAGCAGACCATCGATGCGATGACGCGCTACTTCCAGGCGCAGGGCTCCAATGCGAGCGATGCGGCATCGCAGGCGGTCGCCTGGGTCGGTCGCACCTTGCAGCAGCAGGTCGATCTGCTCGCCTATATCGACGTGTTCTGGACGCTTGCGATCGTCGCGGTGCTGATGATCCCGACGGCAGCCGTGCTGCGGCCGATCAAGCTCGGTGGGCCGGCGCGGGGGCATTGA
- a CDS encoding nitronate monooxygenase family protein: MKTAITELFGIEHPIIQGGMHFVGFAELAAAVSNAGGLGIITGLTQKTPELLAKEIARCRDMTDKPFGVNLTFLPTFAAPPYPEYIAAIVEGGIKAVETAGRSPEQYMPALKAAGIKVIHKCTSVRHALKAERIGCDAVSVDGFECGGHPGEDDIPNMILLPRAAEELKIPFVASGGMADGRSLVAALSLGAAGMNMGTRFIATKEAPVHQNVKNALVAATELDTRLIMRSLRNTERVLRNANVDRLIEIEREKGDKLKIDDIHDQVAGVYPRIMLEGQMDAGAWSCGMVAGLIHDIPSCKELIDRIMGEAEQIIRSRLMGFLDGTGATRKVA; the protein is encoded by the coding sequence GTGAAGACCGCGATCACCGAGCTGTTCGGCATCGAGCACCCCATCATCCAGGGCGGCATGCATTTCGTCGGCTTCGCCGAGCTGGCAGCAGCCGTTTCCAATGCCGGCGGGCTCGGCATCATCACCGGTCTCACGCAGAAGACGCCGGAGCTGCTCGCCAAGGAGATCGCGCGCTGCCGCGACATGACCGACAAGCCGTTCGGCGTCAACCTCACTTTCCTGCCGACCTTCGCGGCGCCGCCCTATCCGGAGTATATCGCGGCCATCGTCGAAGGCGGCATCAAGGCGGTGGAGACCGCAGGCCGCAGTCCGGAGCAGTACATGCCGGCGCTGAAGGCCGCCGGCATCAAGGTGATCCACAAATGCACCTCGGTCCGCCACGCGCTGAAGGCCGAGCGCATCGGCTGCGACGCCGTCAGCGTCGATGGCTTCGAGTGCGGTGGTCACCCCGGCGAGGACGACATTCCCAACATGATCCTGCTGCCGCGTGCGGCAGAGGAATTGAAGATTCCGTTCGTCGCCTCCGGCGGCATGGCGGACGGGCGCAGCCTGGTTGCGGCCTTGTCGCTGGGCGCGGCCGGCATGAACATGGGCACGCGCTTCATCGCCACCAAGGAGGCGCCGGTGCATCAGAACGTGAAGAACGCGCTGGTCGCGGCCACCGAGCTCGACACCCGCCTGATCATGCGCAGCTTGCGCAACACCGAGCGCGTGTTGAGGAACGCCAATGTCGATCGCCTCATCGAGATCGAGCGCGAGAAGGGCGACAAGCTCAAGATCGACGACATCCACGACCAGGTTGCGGGCGTCTACCCCAGGATCATGCTGGAAGGCCAGATGGACGCCGGCGCCTGGAGCTGCGGCATGGTCGCCGGGCTGATCCACGACATCCCCTCCTGCAAGGAACTCATCGATCGGATCATGGGGGAGGCGGAACAGATCATCCGCAGCCGTCTGATGGGGTTCCTGGATGGGACGGGGGCGACGCGAAAGGTCGCCTGA
- a CDS encoding alkaline phosphatase, with product MATLRASRAWTRRQFLVRSTSSLAVASLGTLATPYLSRAADRPQVAGGIQSGDVCDGSAVIWARADRPARMHVECSTVESFKTIIASASRDALPDADCTAKLQLDDLPPEQDMFYRVRFDDIATGLCGESRIGHFRTAPAAGRSISFVWSGDVGGQGWGIDISRGGYRSYRTMLDNRPDFFIHSGDHIYADCTIPAEQKLPNGETWRNLVTEEKSDVAHTLAQFRGNYKYNHLDEHFRAFHAEVPMFAQWDDHEVTNDWSPTGSYDDAGFEDDGTPRLVARASRAFFDFMPIRDIGVRQGRVYRKIAYGPLLDIFMIDMRSYRDDRWNKGSDHRGWILGAEQLAWLKRELAASRATWKVIAADLPLGLISLDAVALGDGPPDRREHEIADLLGSIKRAGVRNIVWLTADMHYTAGHYYDPNKAQFRDFEPFWEFVSGPLHAGTWGPAELDNTFGPVAMYQNGCSAAQGDNLAPCFGLQFFGRVDIDGPTGVMTVTLKDVDNRSLWSVDIAPQPQARPAVVAQHS from the coding sequence ATGGCAACGCTCCGCGCCTCGCGCGCATGGACCCGGCGGCAATTCCTGGTCCGTTCGACTTCAAGCCTGGCGGTTGCCTCGCTCGGCACGCTCGCGACACCCTATCTCAGCCGCGCCGCTGATCGGCCGCAAGTCGCAGGCGGCATCCAGTCGGGCGACGTCTGCGATGGATCCGCCGTCATCTGGGCGCGTGCCGACCGTCCCGCGCGAATGCACGTGGAGTGCTCGACCGTCGAGAGCTTCAAGACCATCATTGCGTCGGCTTCGCGCGACGCGCTGCCGGACGCGGATTGCACCGCGAAGCTGCAGCTCGACGACCTGCCGCCCGAACAGGACATGTTCTATCGCGTCCGCTTCGACGACATCGCAACCGGCCTTTGCGGCGAGAGCCGCATCGGCCATTTCCGCACCGCGCCGGCAGCAGGCCGGTCGATCTCGTTCGTGTGGTCCGGCGATGTCGGAGGGCAGGGCTGGGGCATCGACATCTCGCGCGGCGGCTATCGCAGCTATCGCACCATGCTTGACAACCGACCGGACTTCTTCATCCATTCCGGCGATCACATCTACGCCGACTGCACGATTCCTGCCGAGCAGAAACTGCCGAACGGCGAGACCTGGCGCAACCTCGTGACCGAGGAGAAGTCAGATGTGGCGCACACGCTGGCGCAGTTCCGCGGCAATTACAAATACAACCATCTCGATGAGCACTTCCGCGCCTTCCACGCGGAGGTGCCGATGTTCGCGCAATGGGACGACCACGAAGTCACCAACGACTGGTCACCGACCGGCAGCTACGATGACGCAGGCTTTGAGGATGACGGCACCCCGCGCCTCGTCGCACGCGCTAGCCGTGCCTTCTTCGACTTCATGCCGATCCGCGACATCGGCGTGCGGCAGGGCCGGGTCTATCGGAAGATCGCTTACGGCCCGCTGCTCGACATCTTCATGATCGACATGCGCAGCTATCGCGACGACCGTTGGAATAAGGGCAGCGACCATCGCGGCTGGATCCTTGGTGCCGAACAGCTCGCCTGGCTCAAGCGCGAGCTTGCCGCCTCGCGCGCGACCTGGAAGGTGATCGCGGCCGATTTGCCGCTCGGCCTGATCAGCCTGGACGCCGTCGCGCTCGGCGACGGGCCGCCCGATCGGCGCGAGCACGAGATCGCCGATCTTCTCGGCTCCATCAAGCGCGCCGGTGTGCGCAACATCGTCTGGCTCACCGCCGACATGCACTACACCGCCGGGCACTACTACGATCCGAACAAGGCGCAGTTCAGGGATTTCGAGCCGTTCTGGGAGTTCGTTTCGGGCCCGCTGCATGCCGGCACCTGGGGTCCCGCCGAGCTCGACAACACCTTTGGGCCCGTCGCGATGTACCAGAACGGCTGCAGCGCGGCGCAGGGCGATAATCTGGCACCGTGCTTCGGCCTGCAGTTCTTCGGCCGCGTCGACATCGACGGCCCGACCGGCGTGATGACCGTGACCTTGAAGGACGTCGACAACCGCAGCCTCTGGTCGGTCGACATCGCGCCGCAGCCACAGGCGCGACCTGCGGTGGTTGCGCAGCATTCGTGA
- a CDS encoding aldo/keto reductase — protein sequence MDNLKTQGISMPKLGLGTFRMQGDACRAAVESALSIGYRHIDTAEMYANEEPIGSAIAASRLPRAELHVTTKVWHENLSPDAIRRAFDASLNKLRLDHVDLYLVHWPSTAANWGAVFETLMKLKEEGRTRAIGVANFTTALLKIAVEDVRAPIACNQVEYHAMLDQSKVRAYLAAKSIPLVAYCPLAQGRIASEPVLAEIGARHNATAAQVALKWLLDQDGVAAIPKASRRESQQANLDALKITLDDADRKKIAALPKDRRCVNPGFAPAWD from the coding sequence ATGGACAATCTGAAGACACAGGGCATCAGCATGCCCAAGCTCGGCCTCGGCACCTTTCGCATGCAGGGAGATGCCTGCCGCGCCGCGGTCGAGAGCGCGCTGTCGATCGGCTATCGCCATATCGACACCGCCGAGATGTATGCCAATGAGGAGCCGATCGGATCAGCCATCGCCGCGTCCCGCCTGCCGCGCGCCGAGCTTCACGTCACGACGAAGGTCTGGCACGAGAACCTCAGTCCCGACGCGATCCGTCGTGCCTTCGATGCGAGCCTGAACAAGCTCCGGCTCGACCATGTCGATCTCTATCTCGTGCACTGGCCGTCGACGGCCGCGAACTGGGGCGCAGTGTTCGAGACCTTGATGAAGCTGAAGGAGGAGGGACGTACCCGCGCCATCGGCGTCGCTAATTTCACCACGGCGCTGCTCAAGATCGCGGTCGAGGACGTCAGGGCGCCGATCGCCTGCAACCAGGTCGAATATCACGCGATGCTCGATCAATCGAAGGTGCGCGCCTATCTCGCGGCGAAGTCGATCCCGCTCGTCGCTTATTGTCCGCTGGCGCAGGGGCGCATTGCATCGGAGCCGGTGCTGGCCGAGATTGGCGCCAGGCACAACGCGACCGCCGCGCAGGTGGCGCTGAAATGGCTGCTCGACCAGGACGGCGTCGCCGCGATCCCGAAAGCCTCGCGCCGCGAGAGCCAGCAGGCCAACCTCGATGCGCTGAAGATCACGCTCGACGATGCCGATCGCAAGAAGATCGCCGCGCTGCCGAAGGATCGCCGCTGCGTCAATCCGGGCTTCGCACCGGCGTGGGATTAG
- a CDS encoding helix-turn-helix domain-containing protein encodes MLNQVMDFAGEVLPGSCAVPPYSETEFLTELGDRLRSSRMRCDLSRRELARRSGISERYIAQIEAGKGNVSIVLLLRLASAIHGSQPQAA; translated from the coding sequence ATGCTGAATCAAGTCATGGATTTTGCGGGCGAAGTGCTGCCAGGGAGTTGTGCCGTGCCGCCTTATTCCGAGACCGAGTTTCTGACCGAGCTGGGCGATCGCCTGCGGTCCTCGCGCATGCGCTGCGACCTGTCGCGCCGCGAGCTGGCCCGCCGTTCCGGGATTTCCGAGCGCTATATCGCCCAGATCGAGGCCGGCAAGGGCAATGTCTCGATCGTCCTGCTGCTGCGCCTGGCCTCCGCAATCCACGGCAGTCAGCCGCAGGCGGCCTGA
- the hpaD gene encoding 3,4-dihydroxyphenylacetate 2,3-dioxygenase — MGQLVLAAKVTHVPSLMLSELPGSPLRAAREPAVSSLRELGRRAKERGVTCFVVFDTHWLSNFGYHINANARHRGSFTSHEAPQMIQDLRYDLPGDTGLAKAIAERAGDAGLNVIAHEVASLGLEYGTVVPMHYLNPDGFAKVVSVASPLFTSFEESRILGEATRRAIDESGERVAILASGSLSHRLWPNKKLGPEAWTSVASEFNRQVDLRVLELWQSRRYREFLDMLPDYATKCNGEGGMADTIMLFAALGWYDYRGAAEQLCDYFPSSGSGQVNVEFHVEA, encoded by the coding sequence ATGGGGCAGCTCGTACTCGCCGCCAAGGTCACCCACGTTCCATCATTGATGCTGTCGGAGCTACCGGGCAGCCCGCTCCGCGCCGCGCGCGAGCCGGCGGTCAGTTCCTTGCGCGAGCTGGGCCGGCGGGCGAAAGAACGCGGCGTCACCTGCTTCGTGGTGTTCGACACCCACTGGCTCTCCAATTTCGGTTACCACATCAATGCCAATGCGCGGCATCGCGGCTCGTTCACGAGCCACGAAGCGCCGCAGATGATCCAGGATCTGCGCTACGATCTGCCGGGCGACACGGGCCTGGCGAAAGCCATCGCTGAGAGGGCCGGGGACGCAGGCCTCAACGTGATCGCCCATGAGGTGGCGAGCCTCGGGCTCGAATACGGCACCGTCGTGCCGATGCACTACCTGAACCCGGACGGCTTTGCGAAGGTCGTCTCGGTGGCCTCGCCGCTCTTCACCTCGTTCGAGGAGAGCCGGATCCTCGGTGAAGCGACCCGCCGCGCGATCGACGAATCCGGTGAGCGGGTCGCGATCCTCGCCAGCGGCTCGCTCTCGCATCGGCTCTGGCCGAACAAGAAGCTGGGCCCCGAGGCGTGGACCTCGGTCGCCAGCGAGTTCAACCGCCAGGTCGATCTGCGCGTGCTCGAGCTGTGGCAGAGCCGTCGCTACCGCGAATTCCTCGACATGCTCCCGGACTACGCCACCAAGTGCAACGGCGAGGGCGGCATGGCCGACACCATCATGCTGTTCGCCGCGCTCGGCTGGTACGACTATCGCGGCGCCGCTGAACAGCTCTGCGACTACTTTCCCTCGTCCGGCTCCGGCCAGGTCAACGTGGAGTTTCACGTCGAGGCGTGA
- a CDS encoding PLP-dependent aminotransferase family protein, whose amino-acid sequence MTSSFDFAPLFPAGLPAPSGRWTGLAKYSFVGGNNDSEQVPLDELVEAANAVLRREGRSLATYGLAHGPQGYLPLREFLVTKLKRDAGITCTIDDLLIVSGSLQALDLVNATLLTRGDTVIFEQDSYQGSLTRLARLGVNVVGVPLDKDGMRMDLLAATLADLKSRGIRPKYIYTIPTVQNPTGSIMPESRRAELVRLATEYGVPIFEDDCYADLVWSGQRPPAIYAMSESGGVIHIGSFSKSIAPALRVGFIVAPWEVMSRMLALKTDAGSGALEQMVLATYCKPHFASHVPALTKALRTKLDTLMEALNEQFGTAAEFEEPKGGIFLWVKLPDQVDTLKLYQAALAAGVSINPGPEWSTNKSHSSSRLRLCFASPSHQQIREGVAVLAEVCRKEFGVPARSANVEKRA is encoded by the coding sequence ATGACGTCCAGCTTCGACTTCGCCCCCCTGTTTCCGGCAGGGCTGCCGGCCCCTTCTGGTCGCTGGACGGGCCTTGCCAAATACAGCTTCGTCGGCGGCAACAACGATTCCGAACAGGTCCCGCTCGACGAATTGGTCGAAGCGGCCAACGCGGTGCTGCGGCGCGAGGGCCGGTCGCTCGCCACTTACGGGCTGGCGCATGGCCCGCAGGGTTACCTGCCCCTGCGCGAATTCCTTGTGACCAAGCTCAAGCGCGATGCCGGCATCACCTGCACCATCGACGATCTCCTGATCGTCTCCGGCTCACTGCAGGCGCTCGACCTCGTCAACGCGACGCTGCTGACCCGCGGCGACACCGTGATCTTCGAGCAGGACAGCTATCAGGGCTCTCTGACCCGCCTGGCGCGGCTCGGCGTCAACGTCGTCGGCGTCCCCCTCGACAAGGACGGCATGCGCATGGACCTGCTGGCCGCGACCCTGGCCGATCTGAAGAGCCGCGGCATCCGGCCCAAATACATCTACACCATCCCGACGGTGCAGAATCCGACCGGCAGCATCATGCCCGAGAGCCGCCGCGCCGAGCTGGTGCGGCTCGCGACCGAGTATGGTGTGCCCATCTTCGAGGACGATTGCTATGCCGACCTCGTCTGGTCGGGGCAGCGTCCGCCGGCGATCTACGCGATGAGCGAGAGCGGCGGTGTCATCCATATCGGCTCGTTCTCCAAATCGATCGCGCCGGCGCTGCGCGTAGGCTTCATCGTGGCGCCCTGGGAGGTGATGTCGCGGATGCTGGCGCTGAAGACGGATGCGGGCTCCGGCGCGCTGGAGCAGATGGTGCTGGCGACCTATTGCAAGCCGCATTTCGCAAGCCATGTACCGGCGCTGACGAAAGCACTGCGCACCAAGCTCGACACGCTGATGGAAGCGCTGAACGAGCAGTTCGGCACGGCCGCCGAGTTCGAGGAGCCCAAGGGCGGCATCTTCCTCTGGGTCAAGCTGCCGGATCAGGTCGATACGTTGAAGCTCTATCAGGCCGCGCTCGCCGCCGGCGTCTCGATCAATCCGGGCCCGGAATGGTCGACCAACAAGAGCCATTCCAGCTCGCGGCTGCGGCTGTGCTTTGCAAGTCCCTCGCATCAGCAAATCCGCGAGGGCGTCGCCGTGCTGGCCGAGGTCTGCCGCAAGGAATTCGGCGTGCCCGCCCGCAGCGCCAATGTGGAGAAGCGGGCCTGA
- a CDS encoding DUF3124 domain-containing protein yields the protein MLLCSLAFAVPAAAQSKVNIEQNFADSLTAMPNQELAVSGGFYVPAYSSVAMSQGKLRVDFSVTLSVHNASETQALVVKRIAYFDTAGKQVETYLKGQVALKPLATISIFIPTDDVRGGTGANFLVDWAATGEIAEPVVEALMVGGVANAHYAFISQGRPTRTAGKK from the coding sequence ATGCTGCTATGCTCTCTCGCCTTTGCCGTGCCCGCCGCCGCACAATCCAAGGTCAATATTGAACAGAACTTTGCCGATTCCCTCACCGCAATGCCGAACCAGGAACTCGCCGTCTCCGGCGGGTTCTACGTGCCCGCCTATTCCAGCGTGGCGATGAGCCAGGGCAAGCTGCGCGTCGACTTCTCGGTGACCTTGAGTGTTCACAACGCCTCCGAGACGCAAGCACTGGTAGTCAAACGCATCGCCTATTTCGACACCGCAGGCAAGCAGGTCGAGACCTACCTGAAGGGACAGGTCGCCCTGAAGCCTCTGGCGACGATCTCGATCTTCATTCCGACCGACGACGTGCGCGGCGGGACCGGCGCCAATTTCCTGGTCGACTGGGCCGCGACAGGCGAGATCGCCGAGCCCGTGGTCGAGGCGCTGATGGTTGGCGGCGTCGCCAATGCGCATTACGCTTTCATCAGCCAGGGCCGTCCGACCCGGACGGCCGGCAAGAAGTAA